The proteins below come from a single Ochotona princeps isolate mOchPri1 chromosome 13, mOchPri1.hap1, whole genome shotgun sequence genomic window:
- the DUSP13A gene encoding dual specificity protein phosphatase 13, with translation MAEARLPGQGEGAEATPGPSVLELEELLRAGKASCSRVDEVWPNLFIGDAATANNRYELWKLGITHVLNAAHGGLYCQGGPDFYGSSVTYLGVPAHDLPDFDISAYFSSAADFIHRALSTPGAKVLVHCVVGVSRSATLVLAYLMLCQRLSLRQAVITVREHRWVFPNRGFLHQLCQLDQKLRGAGRS, from the exons ATGGCTGAGGCCCGGCTCCCGGGGCAGGGGGAAGGTGCCGAGGCCACACCTGGCCCCAGTGTCTTGGAGCTTGAGGAGCTCCTGAGGGCAGGGAAGGCCTCCTGCAGCCGCGTGGACGAAGTTTGGCCCAATCTTTTCATAGGAGATGC GGCCACGGCAAACAACCGGTACGAGCTGTGGAAGTTGGGCATCACGCACGTGTTGAACGCCGCGCACGGAGGCCTCTACTGCCAGGGGGGCCCTGACTTCTACGGCAGCAGCGTGACCTACCTGGGGGTGCCAGCCCATGACCTCCCTGATTTTGACATCAGTGCATACTTCTCCTCTGCAGCGGACTTCATCCACCGCGCGCTCAGCACACCCGGGG CCAAAGTCCTGGTGCACTGTGTGGTGGGTGTGAGCCGCTCTGCCACTCTGGTGCTGGCATATCTCATGCTGTGCCAGCGGCTATCCCTGCGCCAGGCTGTGATCACCGTGAGGGAACACCGATGGGTCTTCCCCAACCGGGGCTTCCTCCACCAGCTCTGCCAGCTGGACCAGAAACTACGGGGAGCTGGCCGCAGCTGA
- the DUSP13B gene encoding dual specificity protein phosphatase 13 isoform X1, protein MKGKDGSSLPPCPPVTRWVSLAKPVASWVPIALAGPGTSCQKEKMFFPVCTFPSYWLKGTGLAGQSRPSIPSQPQAQVLVPLPPQLCRVPDVLSQLPPETTNLTRGRPTESHWPEPRGMDSVQKQDLRRPRIHEAGRLSTYQPPTLATLQRLLWVRRSAAMSHVNEVWPNLFLGDAYTARDKNQLMQLRITHIVNAAAGKFQVDTGAKFYRGMPLEYYGIEADDNPFFDLSVYFLPVARYIRTALNAPQGRVLVHCAMGVSRSATLVLAFLMICENLTLVEAIQKVQAHRDICPNSGFLRQLQVLDNRLGRETGRL, encoded by the exons ATGAAGGGGAAAGATGGGTCTTCACTTCCACCCTGCCCACCAGTCACCCGCTGGGTGAGCCTGGCCAAGCCAGTGGCCTCCTGGGTGCCCATTGCACTTGCTGGTCCTGGCACCTCCTGCCAGAAGGAAAAGATGTTCTTCCCAGTTTGCACCTTCCCTAGTTACTGGCTGAAGGGAACGGGGCTAGCTGGCCAGAGCAGGCCCTCCATCCCAtcacagccccaggcccaggtCCTGGTGCCACTGCCACCCCAGCTCTGCAGGGTCCCGGATGTCCTCAGCCAGCTACCTCCTGAAACCACCAACCTGACCCGGGGGAGGCCTACTGAGTCACACTGGCCTGAGCCGCGGGG AATGGACTCAGTGCAGAAGCAAGACCTCCGCAGGCCCAGGATCCACGAGGCAGGGCGGCTGTCCACGTACCAGCCACCCACTCTGGCCACATTGCAGCGCCTGCTGTGGGTTCGCCGATCTGCCGCGATGAGCCACGTCAACGAGGTCTGGCCCAACCTCTTCCTGGGAGACGC GTACACAgcccgggataagaaccagctgATGCAGCTGCGAATCACCCACATCGTGAATGCTGCAGCAGGCAAGTTTCAAGTGGACACAGGAGCCAAGTTTTACCGAGGAATGCCCTTGGAGTACTACGGCATTGAGGCTGATGACAACCCCTTTTTCGACCTCAGTGTCTACTTTCTGCCTGTTGCCCGATACATCCGCACCGCCCTCAATGCTCCCCAAG GCCGCGTGCTGGTACATTGTGCCATGGGAGTCAGCCGCTCTGCCACACTAGTCCTGGCCTTCCTCATGATCTGCGAGAACTTGACACTGGTTGAGGCCATCCAGAAGGTACAGGCCCACCGCGATATCTGCCCCAACTCGGGCTTCCTCCGGCAGCTCCAGGTCCTGGACAACCGGCTGGGCCGGGAGACGGGGAGGCTCTGA
- the DUSP13B gene encoding dual specificity protein phosphatase 13 isoform X2 has product MDSVQKQDLRRPRIHEAGRLSTYQPPTLATLQRLLWVRRSAAMSHVNEVWPNLFLGDAYTARDKNQLMQLRITHIVNAAAGKFQVDTGAKFYRGMPLEYYGIEADDNPFFDLSVYFLPVARYIRTALNAPQGRVLVHCAMGVSRSATLVLAFLMICENLTLVEAIQKVQAHRDICPNSGFLRQLQVLDNRLGRETGRL; this is encoded by the exons ATGGACTCAGTGCAGAAGCAAGACCTCCGCAGGCCCAGGATCCACGAGGCAGGGCGGCTGTCCACGTACCAGCCACCCACTCTGGCCACATTGCAGCGCCTGCTGTGGGTTCGCCGATCTGCCGCGATGAGCCACGTCAACGAGGTCTGGCCCAACCTCTTCCTGGGAGACGC GTACACAgcccgggataagaaccagctgATGCAGCTGCGAATCACCCACATCGTGAATGCTGCAGCAGGCAAGTTTCAAGTGGACACAGGAGCCAAGTTTTACCGAGGAATGCCCTTGGAGTACTACGGCATTGAGGCTGATGACAACCCCTTTTTCGACCTCAGTGTCTACTTTCTGCCTGTTGCCCGATACATCCGCACCGCCCTCAATGCTCCCCAAG GCCGCGTGCTGGTACATTGTGCCATGGGAGTCAGCCGCTCTGCCACACTAGTCCTGGCCTTCCTCATGATCTGCGAGAACTTGACACTGGTTGAGGCCATCCAGAAGGTACAGGCCCACCGCGATATCTGCCCCAACTCGGGCTTCCTCCGGCAGCTCCAGGTCCTGGACAACCGGCTGGGCCGGGAGACGGGGAGGCTCTGA